One genomic window of Mucilaginibacter sp. SJ includes the following:
- a CDS encoding XRE family transcriptional regulator produces the protein MSIISQNIKFLRKKKGLTQQQFADELGIKRSLVGAYEEDRADPKYDLLKTLATYFDVTIDDFINETINEKWQPKPKGNPANLRILSISVDKEENENIEMVPVKASAGYLNGYADPEYVAQLPKFYLPMFKQGTFRAFEIKGDSMLPLVSGTIIIGEYVENWGDVKSGETYVVISKNDGVVYKRIGNKFKENKKLKLISDNPVYEPYEISGEDVLELWKAKGYISTQLPSPSPEPTMESLTAMMAQMQRSISNLQQGNN, from the coding sequence ATGTCAATAATTTCACAAAATATTAAGTTTCTCCGCAAAAAGAAGGGTTTAACACAGCAGCAATTTGCGGACGAATTAGGTATAAAACGTTCATTAGTAGGCGCATACGAAGAAGACCGGGCCGACCCTAAATACGACCTGCTAAAAACATTAGCAACCTATTTTGATGTTACTATTGATGACTTCATCAACGAAACCATCAACGAAAAATGGCAGCCAAAACCCAAAGGTAACCCTGCCAATCTGCGGATCCTGAGTATTTCTGTTGATAAGGAAGAAAATGAAAATATAGAAATGGTACCCGTAAAGGCCAGTGCCGGCTATCTTAACGGTTACGCCGATCCTGAATATGTGGCTCAACTACCCAAATTTTATTTACCCATGTTTAAGCAGGGTACATTTCGCGCATTTGAAATCAAAGGCGACTCCATGCTACCCCTTGTATCCGGTACTATTATAATAGGTGAATATGTAGAAAACTGGGGTGACGTAAAAAGCGGCGAAACCTATGTAGTAATATCTAAAAATGATGGCGTAGTTTATAAACGCATTGGTAATAAATTTAAAGAGAACAAAAAGCTAAAGCTTATTTCCGATAACCCAGTTTACGAACCTTATGAAATATCGGGTGAAGACGTACTGGAATTATGGAAAGCTAAAGGATATATCTCGACACAATTACCGTCGCCCTCACCTGAGCCAACCATGGAAAGCCTTACAGCAATGATGGCCCAGATGCAGCGCTCTATATCTAATTTACAGCAAGGCAACAATTAA